A genomic segment from Prochlorothrix hollandica PCC 9006 = CALU 1027 encodes:
- the rplM gene encoding 50S ribosomal protein L13, protein MNKTYLPNPVTLERQWYVVDAEGLRLGRLASEIAKVLRGKNKPIYTPHMDTGDFVVVVNAEKVAVTGRKASQKLYRRHSGRPGGMKVETFEKLQVRIPERIIEQAVRGMLPKTRLGRQLFTKLKVYAGPDHPHQAQKPEVLAIQTHEDPYED, encoded by the coding sequence ATGAATAAGACCTATCTCCCCAATCCTGTAACCCTGGAACGCCAGTGGTATGTTGTTGATGCAGAAGGCTTGCGCCTAGGCCGTCTTGCTAGTGAAATTGCTAAAGTTCTGCGGGGCAAGAATAAGCCTATCTATACGCCCCACATGGATACCGGCGACTTTGTCGTTGTTGTCAATGCCGAAAAAGTTGCCGTGACTGGGCGTAAGGCCAGCCAGAAACTTTACCGCCGTCACTCTGGCAGACCCGGAGGCATGAAGGTGGAAACCTTTGAAAAATTACAGGTTCGTATCCCAGAGCGTATTATTGAGCAGGCTGTGCGGGGGATGTTGCCCAAAACTCGTTTGGGTCGCCAACTGTTCACGAAGCTGAAGGTTTATGCAGGGCCAGACCATCCTCACCAGGCTCAAAAGCCGGAGGTCTTGGCTATTCAAACCCATGAAGACCCGTATGAAGACTAG